In one Streptomyces sp. NBC_01288 genomic region, the following are encoded:
- a CDS encoding antitoxin, whose product MSFMDKVKGMLGQHPDQAKQGVERAGDMVDKRTGGKHAKQVDTAQDKANDFIDREKPQQP is encoded by the coding sequence ATGTCGTTCATGGACAAGGTCAAGGGAATGCTGGGCCAACACCCCGACCAGGCCAAGCAAGGCGTGGAACGGGCGGGAGACATGGTCGACAAGCGCACGGGCGGCAAGCACGCCAAGCAGGTCGACACGGCCCAGGACAAGGCCAATGACTTCATCGACCGCGAGAAGCCGCAACAGCCCTGA